A single window of Caldicellulosiruptor bescii DSM 6725 DNA harbors:
- the murJ gene encoding murein biosynthesis integral membrane protein MurJ, translated as MQYKKATKIALQLFIVTVFTKLIGFIREVAFGARFGTSVKADAFPLALQLPNILFASIFAAFSTSFIPFYTDIREKKGEDEGIKFTNSVINTLLLASSIVAIFGFIFSKQLIQLQVHQSKELQIMYASRILKITIFMIIFTSSANILQGFLQANENFTKPVLSSIPFNLSIFIAIFLSYFEPFKKFDIYIVAVGFVVGYFWSLVYQLYNSKKYGFKFYPVVGLKDENIKKMIKFSFPVFISSSMAQLYTFIDRYLLTGTSTGAVAAVAYAGKLNDMVVGVFSSSISVLAFSTLSNLQAKGDKENFRKFFVSALNSIILMMMPFAIGGVILSKEITRLIYQRGNFTIESTLLTASPLMFYCLGFVGLGLRDMLNRTLYVLKDSKTAVKNGVIAIACNIVLDIIFIYKFKHTGAAMAFASANYIAAVLLFISLRKKLGSIGWKRIAGVFVKALVASLAMGVFVYAFKQKFIYLTMPFKYFAIYTSASILLGMGIYAGLIYLLKVEEVGLIVKMVREKFGI; from the coding sequence TTGCAATATAAAAAGGCAACAAAAATAGCATTGCAGCTATTTATAGTAACAGTCTTTACAAAACTGATAGGATTCATAAGAGAGGTAGCATTTGGTGCAAGGTTTGGTACAAGCGTAAAGGCAGATGCTTTCCCCCTTGCACTGCAGCTTCCGAACATCCTTTTTGCTTCTATTTTTGCTGCTTTTTCAACCTCATTTATACCGTTTTACACAGATATACGTGAAAAAAAAGGCGAGGATGAGGGAATAAAATTTACAAACAGTGTGATAAATACATTGCTTCTTGCATCAAGCATTGTTGCAATCTTTGGCTTTATCTTCTCAAAACAGCTAATTCAACTTCAAGTGCACCAAAGTAAAGAACTTCAAATAATGTATGCGTCAAGAATTTTGAAAATCACAATCTTTATGATAATATTTACAAGTTCAGCAAACATACTTCAGGGCTTTTTGCAGGCAAACGAGAACTTTACAAAGCCGGTACTATCAAGCATTCCTTTTAATCTCTCAATTTTTATCGCAATATTTTTGTCATACTTTGAACCGTTCAAGAAATTTGATATATATATAGTGGCGGTAGGATTTGTTGTCGGGTATTTTTGGAGTTTGGTTTACCAGCTTTATAATTCAAAGAAATATGGCTTTAAGTTTTATCCTGTGGTCGGACTGAAGGATGAAAACATAAAAAAGATGATAAAATTTTCTTTCCCGGTTTTCATAAGCAGTAGCATGGCTCAGCTTTACACATTCATTGACAGATACCTTCTGACAGGGACGTCAACCGGTGCTGTTGCGGCTGTTGCATATGCAGGGAAGCTGAACGATATGGTGGTTGGAGTTTTTTCATCCTCAATTTCTGTTTTAGCTTTTTCAACCCTCTCTAATCTGCAGGCAAAAGGAGATAAAGAGAATTTTAGAAAGTTCTTTGTCTCTGCTTTAAACTCAATTATTCTGATGATGATGCCGTTTGCTATAGGAGGAGTGATTCTCTCAAAAGAGATAACAAGGTTAATTTACCAGCGAGGGAACTTTACAATTGAGTCTACATTGCTGACGGCTTCACCACTTATGTTTTACTGTTTGGGTTTTGTAGGCCTTGGTCTTAGGGATATGTTAAACAGAACTTTGTATGTTTTAAAGGATTCAAAAACAGCTGTAAAAAACGGTGTTATTGCTATTGCTTGTAATATTGTACTTGACATAATATTTATTTATAAGTTCAAGCACACAGGTGCTGCTATGGCATTTGCGTCGGCAAACTACATTGCAGCAGTTTTGTTGTTTATTTCGCTCAGAAAAAAACTTGGTTCAATTGGCTGGAAAAGGATTGCAGGTGTGTTTGTAAAGGCGCTTGTTGCAAGCTTGGCAATGGGTGTCTTTGTATATGCATTTAAACAAAAATTTATTTATTTAACAATGCCATTTAAATACTTTGCCATTTATACCTCGGCAAGTATTTTGCTTGGAATGGGAATATATGCAGGGCTTATATACCTTTTAAAGGTAGAGGAAGTGGGTTTGATTGTTAAAATGGTAAGAGAAAAATTTGGAATTTGA
- the tyrS gene encoding tyrosine--tRNA ligase, with protein MDIEHQLKVFKKGAAEIITEEELVEKLKQDRPLNIKLGLDPNVPDVHLGHAVVLRKLKQLQDLGHNIILIIGDFTAMIGDPTGKSETRKQLTKEEVQKNAEPFKQQVLKILDPQKTTIRYNSEWLEPMNFLDVINLASKYTVARMLERETFRQRMEKNLPLSIHEFFYPLMQGYDSVVIEADVELGATEQKFNILMGRTLQKEYGCKTIQVALLMPILVGTDGVNKMSKSLGNYIGINEPPNVMYGKVMSIPDEIMISYYELTTDLEPEEIEEIKRKLEEGTLHPRDAKMRLAREIVKLYHGEEAAKKAEEEFIRVFQKKDVPDDIPEVELANAKVYLPRFMVENKLCSSTSEGMRLIKSGAVKLNGEKVNELDIELQNGDVLQVGKLKFVKVKLL; from the coding sequence ATGGATATCGAACATCAATTGAAGGTTTTTAAAAAAGGTGCTGCTGAGATAATTACAGAAGAGGAGCTTGTTGAAAAGTTGAAGCAAGACAGACCATTAAACATAAAACTTGGGCTTGATCCAAACGTGCCAGACGTTCATCTTGGACATGCTGTTGTTTTAAGGAAACTTAAACAGCTTCAGGACCTTGGGCACAACATAATCTTGATAATTGGCGATTTTACTGCAATGATTGGTGACCCGACAGGAAAGTCTGAGACAAGAAAACAACTTACAAAAGAAGAGGTTCAAAAAAATGCTGAGCCTTTCAAACAGCAGGTTTTAAAGATTCTTGACCCGCAAAAGACCACAATAAGATATAACAGTGAATGGCTTGAACCCATGAACTTTTTGGATGTAATAAACCTTGCATCAAAATACACAGTTGCAAGAATGCTTGAAAGGGAAACATTTAGACAGAGAATGGAAAAGAACTTGCCACTCTCAATACATGAGTTTTTCTACCCACTTATGCAAGGTTATGACTCTGTTGTGATTGAAGCCGATGTTGAGCTTGGTGCAACCGAGCAAAAATTCAATATATTGATGGGAAGGACGCTGCAAAAGGAGTATGGATGCAAAACAATCCAAGTTGCGCTTTTGATGCCAATATTAGTTGGTACAGATGGTGTTAACAAGATGAGCAAGAGCCTTGGAAACTATATTGGAATAAATGAACCGCCCAATGTAATGTATGGGAAAGTGATGTCAATTCCTGATGAGATTATGATTTCGTACTATGAACTCACAACCGATTTAGAACCTGAAGAGATTGAGGAGATAAAGAGAAAGCTTGAAGAAGGGACTCTTCACCCAAGAGATGCAAAGATGAGACTTGCAAGAGAGATAGTAAAGCTATACCATGGCGAAGAGGCAGCTAAAAAGGCCGAAGAGGAGTTCATAAGAGTGTTTCAGAAAAAAGATGTTCCAGATGATATTCCAGAAGTTGAGCTTGCAAATGCTAAGGTTTATCTTCCAAGGTTCATGGTAGAAAATAAACTTTGCTCCTCTACAAGTGAGGGAATGAGGCTTATTAAAAGCGGTGCTGTTAAACTCAACGGTGAGAAGGTAAATGAGCTTGACATTGAACTTCAAAACGGTGATGTTTTGCAGGTTGGCAAGCTAAAATTTGTAAAAGTAAAGCTTTTGTGA
- a CDS encoding MMPL family transporter, translating into MRVILKRPWLSTIIWAILTVIFVVTMPDINKIVRLKGEPKIGQEYPFQVAAALEKEYQGVPKDKKLSTVAIVFYDKNGLSDEDIVAIKRIIYGLNSNREKYNIENISTHFKNPELKNYYVSGNNKVILASIQADKSKREIIEIRDDIYKFIDSVRKPKSLEVYLTGGDLITQDFVKASEDGVKKTDVITIVFIIIVLVLVFRSPVTPIVSLLTVGVSFLISLSIVGHIADKFNFPINTFTRTFIVVSLFGIGTDYNLLIISRFREELANGKDVDNAIITTFKTAGKTVVFSCLAVFTGFAAFAAASFNFFRAMSAISVSVLVLLLVLLTLVPAVLKIFGKNLLWPFNKEIQHTHSRLWEAAARLSTKYPYVVLTTVILILIPFLLSVRGDLSFNTLNELSEKYKSVKGFNIISKNFSSGKTFPVTIYLKSNKSLATSDALSDIEKITEVLSKQKGIKDVYSVTRPQGEIIKQFTLSNQADTVIKGIDSLRDGLLKVNNAIETINKNLNMSTKEFDVQKLITGISQLENGVYELKISLEKLNGGFEQGLNGSKKIYDGLNKLSIGSSKLSEGFKEFYSEYTRSINKVKRELQGFDVNQIELLLTGINTANNNLKALSNKYPEISKDINYIMASEILSKIETEANKFAPKLKEFSSEYEKISAQINEADKAQKLISNSIDSIASASKQLADAHGKVLSGYYQIDKGQKQIISGVNLMYSKLQEFDKQKEQILKKVDELQTGFTSLKSALLQISDALNKMANSMQNMKSYFEGYKTTNIFYVPPEAIKSSSFKKALDSYMNKNRTITKIILILDTNPYTNKAIDIVDNVEKVLNNSLEFINTKFVSVGVGGISSSNHDLRSIYFKDFKTLRLIMIISIFILMFLISRSIFNAAIMVIIVFADYYLALSITEMIFKGIFKYEALNWAVPFFTFVVFLALGIDYSVFLLIRFYEYRNLELSEALRLTSANIGHVVTSAVIILAGTFAAMLPSGILTLMQVSICVVIGLVLLAFFLLPFLYNTLMRIKRDII; encoded by the coding sequence GTGAGAGTAATTTTAAAGCGTCCGTGGCTGAGTACTATTATATGGGCTATTTTAACAGTAATATTTGTAGTTACTATGCCAGATATAAATAAAATAGTGCGACTCAAAGGTGAACCTAAAATTGGTCAGGAATACCCATTTCAAGTTGCAGCAGCGTTAGAAAAAGAATATCAGGGAGTGCCAAAGGATAAAAAGCTTTCAACAGTAGCAATTGTATTTTATGACAAAAACGGTCTTTCAGATGAAGACATTGTGGCAATTAAAAGGATAATTTATGGACTTAACAGCAACAGAGAAAAATACAACATTGAAAATATTTCAACTCATTTCAAGAATCCTGAGCTAAAAAACTACTACGTATCAGGCAACAACAAGGTTATCCTTGCAAGCATTCAGGCAGACAAGTCAAAGAGAGAAATTATTGAGATAAGAGACGATATTTATAAGTTTATAGATTCTGTTAGAAAACCAAAGAGTTTAGAAGTGTATCTGACAGGTGGAGATTTAATTACCCAAGACTTTGTAAAGGCTTCAGAAGATGGTGTTAAAAAGACCGATGTCATCACAATTGTATTTATAATCATTGTGTTGGTCCTTGTTTTCCGCTCACCTGTCACTCCAATTGTTTCACTTTTAACAGTTGGTGTTTCGTTTTTAATCTCACTTAGCATAGTTGGGCACATAGCAGATAAGTTTAATTTTCCAATCAATACTTTCACAAGAACATTTATTGTTGTATCCTTGTTTGGAATTGGAACGGATTATAATCTATTGATTATTTCAAGATTTAGAGAAGAGCTTGCAAATGGAAAAGATGTCGACAATGCAATAATAACCACATTTAAAACCGCAGGAAAGACAGTGGTATTTAGCTGTCTTGCAGTTTTCACAGGTTTTGCAGCTTTTGCAGCAGCATCTTTTAACTTTTTCAGAGCAATGTCAGCAATTTCAGTAAGTGTACTTGTACTTTTACTTGTGCTTTTAACCTTGGTTCCAGCAGTGCTCAAAATTTTTGGTAAAAATCTTCTCTGGCCATTTAATAAAGAAATACAGCACACCCATAGCAGACTCTGGGAAGCTGCTGCGAGACTTTCGACTAAATATCCTTATGTTGTTTTGACAACAGTTATTTTAATTTTAATACCTTTTCTTTTATCAGTCAGAGGCGATTTGTCATTCAACACACTAAACGAGCTTTCTGAAAAGTACAAATCCGTAAAAGGATTTAACATAATTTCAAAAAACTTTAGTAGTGGAAAGACATTTCCTGTTACGATTTATTTAAAATCTAATAAGAGCTTAGCAACTTCGGATGCACTATCTGACATTGAAAAAATAACTGAGGTATTGAGCAAGCAAAAAGGTATAAAAGATGTATATTCAGTAACAAGACCTCAAGGGGAGATTATAAAACAATTTACTTTGTCAAACCAAGCAGATACTGTTATAAAAGGTATTGATAGTTTGAGAGATGGTCTTTTGAAAGTTAACAATGCAATTGAGACTATAAACAAAAATTTAAATATGTCAACAAAAGAATTTGATGTTCAAAAACTTATAACTGGCATTTCACAGCTTGAGAATGGTGTATATGAATTGAAAATTTCTTTAGAAAAACTAAATGGTGGATTTGAACAGGGGTTAAATGGTTCTAAGAAGATATATGATGGTCTTAATAAGCTTTCAATTGGAAGCAGCAAGCTGTCTGAAGGCTTTAAAGAATTCTATTCTGAGTATACAAGGTCAATAAATAAGGTAAAAAGGGAATTACAGGGATTTGATGTAAATCAAATTGAACTTTTATTGACAGGTATTAATACTGCTAATAACAATTTAAAAGCACTTTCAAATAAGTATCCGGAAATCTCAAAGGATATCAATTATATTATGGCATCTGAGATTTTATCAAAAATTGAAACTGAAGCAAATAAGTTTGCTCCAAAGTTAAAAGAGTTTTCTTCTGAATATGAAAAGATTTCAGCCCAGATAAATGAAGCTGACAAAGCTCAGAAGCTTATTTCAAATTCTATTGATAGCATAGCTTCAGCTTCAAAACAGCTTGCTGATGCTCATGGGAAGGTTCTAAGTGGCTACTATCAAATTGACAAAGGTCAAAAGCAAATAATCTCAGGTGTAAACCTTATGTATTCAAAACTTCAGGAGTTTGACAAACAAAAAGAACAGATTCTAAAAAAAGTGGATGAACTTCAGACAGGGTTTACAAGTTTAAAATCAGCGCTTTTGCAGATTTCTGATGCACTTAACAAGATGGCAAATTCTATGCAGAATATGAAGAGTTATTTTGAAGGATACAAAACAACAAACATCTTTTACGTCCCACCAGAGGCTATAAAAAGCAGTAGCTTCAAAAAGGCTTTAGATTCATATATGAACAAAAATAGAACAATAACAAAGATAATCTTGATTCTTGACACAAATCCATATACAAACAAGGCAATTGACATAGTTGACAATGTGGAAAAGGTTTTAAATAACTCTTTAGAGTTTATAAACACAAAGTTTGTGTCGGTAGGAGTTGGTGGGATATCATCTTCAAACCACGATTTGAGAAGCATTTATTTTAAGGATTTCAAGACTTTGAGACTTATAATGATAATAAGCATCTTTATTCTCATGTTCCTAATTTCAAGGTCAATCTTTAATGCTGCAATAATGGTAATAATAGTTTTTGCCGACTACTACCTTGCACTCTCTATAACAGAGATGATTTTCAAAGGAATATTCAAGTACGAAGCACTCAACTGGGCAGTGCCATTTTTCACCTTTGTTGTGTTCTTAGCTCTGGGTATAGACTACAGTGTATTTTTACTGATAAGGTTTTACGAATATAGAAATTTAGAACTTTCAGAAGCACTGAGACTTACCTCGGCAAACATTGGGCATGTTGTAACATCAGCGGTGATAATTTTAGCCGGCACATTTGCGGCAATGCTGCCATCTGGGATTTTGACATTAATGCAGGTTTCCATCTGTGTTGTGATAGGCCTTGTTCTGCTTGCATTTTTTCTGCTTCCATTTTTGTACAATACTTTGATGAGAATAAAAAGGGATATAATATAA